Proteins found in one Candidatus Wallbacteria bacterium genomic segment:
- a CDS encoding ATP-binding protein, with amino-acid sequence MSDLFYRNYSIINKLHGIFVESLNIQTVLSYLRDNIAPELGIRRFGIVGGEAAVERKKFIFSFNLDSQLLERITAQNLERLREWLQGKDECYVEFEKKFFFVFQEEGERELIFFEPLHLKDKYFGMMIISSEFSHSSPDDHLMLILIANQISEFFYLSKVIRRHRKLYSFNRKILSEMSNGVVVSNSEGIILYANRRAEEFLGSSGMEGCNIENFFSSVELKILSDNPGRTFEIKNGGRHLGLSQSNFNLVSDTGGIILIKDITEIMELKEKLWQSQRLRELGEISQHIAHEIRNPLQVIQGFTQLFLEDPALSPEKKEFARLVVNESQHLSSLLENLLDYTRPLQIVWKNIKLSEFINELTLPYLPKLKSQNVVLKIEIPETTVVATDPGKLKELILNIFWNSLDALEESTKSDRLLNFSAISDESGWELRIENNGPLIPDSEVEKLFQPFYTTKQRGSGLGLSIVKKFCDALGGIVKVQSDEQNTGFIFRFPKKEEAVATA; translated from the coding sequence GTGAGTGACCTTTTCTACAGAAACTACTCCATTATCAACAAACTGCATGGGATTTTCGTCGAGAGCCTGAACATCCAGACTGTGCTTTCTTACTTAAGGGACAACATCGCTCCCGAACTCGGCATCAGGCGCTTCGGCATCGTGGGCGGCGAGGCTGCAGTAGAACGGAAGAAATTCATCTTCAGCTTCAATCTGGATAGTCAACTCCTCGAACGGATTACGGCTCAGAATCTTGAGAGGCTTAGAGAATGGCTCCAGGGTAAAGATGAATGCTACGTGGAATTCGAGAAAAAGTTTTTTTTCGTTTTTCAGGAGGAAGGCGAGCGGGAACTGATTTTTTTCGAGCCCCTGCACCTTAAAGACAAATATTTCGGAATGATGATCATTTCAAGCGAATTCAGTCACTCTTCCCCTGATGACCATTTAATGCTGATTCTGATTGCCAACCAGATCTCCGAATTTTTTTACCTGAGCAAGGTCATCAGGCGGCACCGCAAGCTTTACTCCTTTAACCGCAAAATACTTTCAGAAATGAGCAACGGCGTTGTCGTCAGCAACAGTGAAGGCATCATCCTTTATGCCAATCGAAGGGCAGAAGAATTTTTAGGTTCCTCAGGCATGGAGGGCTGCAACATTGAAAATTTCTTTTCCAGTGTCGAGCTGAAAATCCTGAGCGACAATCCAGGACGGACTTTTGAAATCAAGAACGGCGGTCGTCATCTCGGCTTGTCCCAGTCGAACTTCAATCTTGTATCAGACACAGGCGGGATCATTCTGATCAAAGATATCACGGAAATCATGGAACTCAAGGAAAAATTGTGGCAGTCACAGAGGCTGCGGGAGCTTGGGGAGATTTCCCAGCATATCGCCCATGAAATCAGGAATCCTCTGCAGGTGATCCAGGGTTTCACGCAGCTCTTCCTGGAAGATCCAGCCCTCTCTCCTGAAAAAAAGGAATTCGCGAGGCTCGTTGTAAACGAATCCCAGCATCTCAGCAGTCTGCTGGAAAATCTACTGGATTACACCCGGCCGCTGCAGATAGTCTGGAAGAACATCAAGCTGTCAGAATTTATCAATGAATTGACCCTTCCATACCTGCCCAAACTCAAATCACAGAATGTCGTACTGAAAATCGAAATCCCTGAGACGACTGTAGTAGCCACAGACCCCGGTAAATTAAAGGAATTGATCTTGAATATTTTCTGGAATTCCCTCGATGCTCTCGAAGAGTCGACAAAATCGGACCGGCTCTTGAATTTCAGCGCCATCTCAGATGAATCAGGCTGGGAATTACGGATTGAAAACAACGGCCCTCTGATACCGGATTCAGAAGTGGAAAAGCTGTTCCAGCCATTTTATACAACCAAACAAAGGGGATCCGGACTTGGATTGTCGATCGTAAAAAAATTCTGCGATGCTCTGGGCGGAATTGTCAAAGTGCAGAGTGATGAACAAAACACAGGTTTTATATTCCGTTTTCCGAAAAAGGAGGAAGCAGTTGCAACCGCCTAA
- a CDS encoding response regulator transcription factor codes for MQPPKQKKILIVDDAGYIRILFREALKNEGYEILTCENIASAYETIIQTKPALMLLDISLPDGSGVDLLKQLRKERIVLPVIMITAVSSKDLVLEALKLGIKSYLTKPVDIRILKLRVKEALDEPIPEN; via the coding sequence TTGCAACCGCCTAAGCAGAAAAAAATACTGATCGTAGACGATGCAGGTTATATCAGGATTCTGTTCAGAGAAGCACTGAAAAACGAGGGATATGAAATCTTGACTTGTGAAAATATCGCCAGTGCTTATGAAACAATTATCCAAACTAAACCTGCCCTGATGCTTCTTGACATCAGCCTCCCCGACGGCTCGGGTGTGGATCTGTTGAAGCAGCTCAGAAAAGAAAGGATCGTCCTGCCGGTAATCATGATCACTGCAGTCTCCTCCAAAGATCTCGTTCTGGAGGCTTTGAAGCTTGGCATCAAGTCGTATCTGACAAAACCCGTGGATATCAGGATCCTCAAACTTCGAGTCAAGGAAGCCCTGGACGAACCGATTCCTGAAAATTAA
- a CDS encoding purine-nucleoside phosphorylase — protein MKKSIQEATDFITEKLSPIGKTAVILGSGLGFLAEQAAESKSISYQDIPHFKKSTVPGHAGKLVSGKLSGVRVLMMQGRYHYYEGHSMPEVTFPIRVLRNLGVENLILTNAAGGINPFYEVGDLMLLRDHINHGPNPLIGLPEGLGERFVPLDNLYSKRLRILARDIAEKENIPLREGVYLYTTGPSYETKAEILFFQHIGTDAVGMSTVPEAIVARHAGIANILAISLITNKTLGNYIPTHEEVMETGRKSKNYFAKLVTTLISSL, from the coding sequence ATGAAGAAATCCATTCAGGAAGCAACAGACTTTATTACTGAGAAACTCTCTCCGATCGGCAAAACAGCCGTGATCCTTGGTTCAGGACTTGGTTTTCTCGCAGAACAAGCAGCAGAATCCAAGTCCATCTCCTATCAGGACATCCCTCATTTCAAAAAATCGACTGTACCCGGACACGCAGGAAAACTGGTATCAGGCAAGTTGTCGGGTGTCAGAGTGCTGATGATGCAAGGCAGGTACCATTATTACGAAGGCCATTCCATGCCGGAGGTGACTTTCCCGATCCGCGTGCTTAGGAATCTCGGCGTGGAAAACCTGATCCTTACCAATGCAGCGGGCGGGATCAACCCGTTCTACGAAGTCGGTGATCTGATGCTGCTCAGAGATCACATAAATCACGGACCCAATCCTCTGATAGGCTTGCCGGAAGGGCTTGGCGAGCGTTTTGTCCCGCTGGACAACCTTTATTCCAAACGCCTCCGCATTCTGGCTCGCGATATCGCAGAAAAAGAAAACATTCCACTCAGGGAAGGTGTCTATCTTTATACCACGGGACCAAGCTACGAAACCAAGGCTGAAATTCTCTTCTTTCAGCATATCGGCACTGATGCAGTCGGAATGTCGACTGTTCCGGAAGCAATCGTGGCTCGCCATGCCGGGATCGCCAATATTCTGGCAATCTCTCTTATCACCAACAAGACGCTTGGCAATTATATCCCAACTCATGAGGAAGTAATGGAGACGGGCCGCAAGAGCAAAAATTACTTTGCCAAGCTGGTTACTACATTGATTTCAAGCCTTTAA
- the prfA gene encoding peptide chain release factor 1: MLKRIEELEIKYEELTQLLTQEQVIKNQTEFQRIAKERSGLEEIITALREFRKVSNDLESTRSLLDSEDRELREVAREEMSGLERRKNELELIMKLLVLPKDPRDNRDIIMEIRAGAGGEEAALFAGTLFRMYNKYAEKGGMQLEVLSGNTTGLGGFKEVIFGLKGKSVYSRFKFESGVHRVQRVPTTEASGRIHTSTVTVAVMPEAEEVEVEINLQDLKIDVCRSSGAGGQNVNKLETAVRITHLPTGLVVSCQDERSQLQNKLRAMKILRARLLEKKQAEEHEKMSREKKQQLGSGDRSEKIRTYNFPQSRLTDHRIGLSLFNLPQILEGDLDELFESLIKAEQEEKLKEFSINTQGREK, encoded by the coding sequence ATGCTGAAACGGATTGAAGAACTGGAAATAAAATATGAGGAACTGACCCAGCTTCTGACACAAGAGCAGGTCATCAAGAATCAGACAGAATTCCAGCGCATCGCCAAAGAAAGATCAGGTCTTGAGGAAATCATCACGGCTCTCAGGGAATTTCGGAAAGTCAGCAATGATCTGGAAAGCACCCGGTCACTCCTGGATTCCGAGGACCGCGAACTGCGGGAAGTAGCCCGGGAAGAGATGTCCGGCCTGGAACGGCGGAAGAATGAATTGGAATTAATCATGAAGCTGCTTGTACTGCCCAAAGATCCCAGGGACAACCGCGACATCATCATGGAAATCAGGGCAGGAGCAGGCGGTGAAGAAGCGGCACTGTTCGCTGGAACGCTTTTCAGGATGTACAATAAATACGCCGAAAAGGGCGGGATGCAGCTTGAAGTTCTGAGCGGAAACACTACCGGACTCGGTGGTTTCAAGGAAGTGATTTTCGGGTTGAAAGGCAAGTCTGTTTACAGCCGATTCAAGTTCGAAAGCGGAGTACACAGGGTTCAGCGTGTGCCTACTACCGAAGCATCAGGCCGGATCCACACTTCCACAGTCACAGTTGCGGTGATGCCCGAAGCCGAAGAAGTAGAGGTTGAAATCAATCTTCAGGATTTGAAAATAGATGTCTGCCGCTCCAGCGGAGCAGGCGGGCAGAATGTCAACAAACTGGAAACCGCTGTGCGGATCACTCATCTTCCTACCGGACTTGTCGTGTCCTGCCAGGACGAGCGTTCACAACTTCAGAATAAACTGCGGGCCATGAAAATTCTCAGGGCCAGGCTTTTGGAAAAAAAGCAGGCCGAAGAGCATGAGAAAATGTCCAGGGAAAAGAAACAGCAGCTGGGTTCCGGCGACCGAAGCGAAAAGATCAGAACCTACAATTTTCCCCAGAGCAGGCTGACTGATCATAGAATAGGGTTGTCATTATTTAACCTTCCCCAGATTCTCGAAGGAGATCTGGACGAACTTTTCGAATCGCTGATCAAAGCGGAACAGGAAGAAAAACTGAAGGAATTCAGTATAAATACGCAAGGGAGAGAAAAATGA